Proteins from a single region of Butyrivibrio fibrisolvens:
- the secA gene encoding preprotein translocase subunit SecA gives MSLLDKIIGTHSERELKRITPIVDKIESLRPEMQALTDEELRAKTDEFKRRLSEGETSDDIMPEAYAVVREAGKRVLGMEHFRVQLIGGIILHQGRIAEMRTGEGKTLVATLPSYLDALEGKGCHVVTVNDYLAKRDAEWMGKIHEFLGLTVGIVLNGMNSDERRAAYNCDITYVTNNELGFDYLRDNMAIYKEQCVLRGLNFAIIDEIDSILIDEARTPLIISGQSDKSTKLYEACDMLAKQMQRGEDVGDFSKMDALMGIEQEETGDFIVNEKDKLVNLTAQGVAKVERYFHISNLADPENLEIQHNIILALRANNLMQRDHDYIVRDDEVLIVDEFTGRVMPGRRYSDGLHQAIEAKEHVKVKRESKTLATITFQNFFNKFNKKCGMTGTALTEEQEFRDIYALDVVEVPTNEPVVRKDLQDAVYKTKKEKYEAVVEAVKKAHEKGQPVLVGTITIETSELLSKMLTKAGIQHNVLNAKFHEQEAEIVAEAGKHGAVTIATNMAGRGTDIKLDEESRAAGGLKIIGTERHESRRIDNQLRGRSGRQGDPGESKFYISLEDDLMRLFGSERLISMFNALGIPEGQEIEHKALTKAIESAQKRIEENNFGIRKNLLEYDAVNNEQREIIYKERRRVLDGESLRDNIYKMITDIVEESIDTVIGDGQNIDDWDLKELNELLLPTVPLKPVTRGRITKKSKDGLKQQLKEEAVALYEEKETEFPEAETIREIERVILLKVIDRKWMDHIDDMDQLRQGIGLQAYGQRDPKIEYKMAGYDMFNEMMEGIKEDTVRLLFHVHVQEKVEREQVAKVTGTNKDESAKKAPVKRAAVKIRPNDLCPCGSGKKYKNCHGAQGGVE, from the coding sequence ATGAGTTTACTCGATAAGATTATTGGAACACATTCAGAGAGGGAATTGAAAAGAATCACTCCTATCGTAGATAAGATTGAATCTCTTCGTCCTGAAATGCAGGCTCTTACAGATGAAGAGCTTCGTGCAAAAACAGATGAATTTAAGAGACGTCTTTCAGAAGGTGAGACGTCAGATGATATAATGCCTGAGGCATATGCTGTTGTCAGAGAAGCTGGTAAGCGTGTTCTTGGTATGGAACATTTCCGTGTACAGCTCATTGGTGGTATTATCCTTCACCAGGGTCGTATTGCTGAGATGAGAACAGGTGAAGGTAAGACACTTGTTGCTACACTTCCTTCATACCTTGATGCTCTTGAAGGCAAGGGCTGCCACGTAGTTACAGTTAACGACTATCTTGCTAAGCGTGATGCTGAGTGGATGGGTAAGATCCATGAATTCCTTGGTCTTACAGTTGGTATCGTTCTTAACGGAATGAACTCAGATGAGCGTCGTGCAGCATACAATTGCGATATTACATATGTTACTAACAACGAACTTGGTTTCGACTATCTTCGTGATAACATGGCAATCTACAAAGAACAGTGCGTTCTTAGAGGATTGAACTTCGCTATCATCGATGAGATTGACTCAATCCTTATTGATGAAGCAAGAACACCTCTTATCATTTCAGGTCAGAGTGATAAGTCAACTAAGCTCTACGAAGCCTGCGATATGCTTGCCAAGCAGATGCAGCGTGGTGAAGACGTTGGAGATTTTTCCAAGATGGATGCTCTTATGGGTATCGAACAGGAAGAGACCGGCGACTTTATCGTTAACGAGAAAGATAAGCTTGTAAACCTTACAGCGCAGGGTGTTGCTAAGGTTGAACGCTATTTCCATATTTCTAACCTTGCAGATCCTGAAAATCTTGAGATCCAGCACAATATAATTCTTGCACTCCGTGCTAATAACCTGATGCAGAGAGACCATGATTATATTGTTCGCGATGATGAAGTTCTCATCGTTGATGAGTTCACAGGTCGTGTAATGCCTGGACGTCGTTATTCAGATGGTCTTCATCAGGCAATTGAGGCTAAGGAGCATGTTAAGGTTAAGCGTGAGTCCAAGACTCTTGCTACAATCACATTCCAGAACTTCTTTAACAAGTTCAACAAGAAGTGTGGTATGACAGGTACAGCTCTTACAGAAGAGCAGGAGTTCCGTGATATCTATGCACTCGACGTTGTAGAGGTTCCAACAAATGAGCCTGTTGTTCGTAAAGATCTTCAGGATGCAGTATATAAGACCAAGAAAGAAAAGTACGAAGCAGTTGTAGAAGCTGTTAAGAAAGCTCATGAAAAAGGACAGCCTGTTCTTGTTGGTACTATTACCATCGAGACTTCAGAGCTTCTGTCCAAGATGCTTACTAAGGCTGGTATCCAGCACAACGTACTTAATGCAAAGTTCCATGAACAGGAAGCTGAGATCGTTGCTGAGGCTGGTAAGCACGGCGCTGTTACGATCGCAACTAACATGGCTGGTCGTGGTACTGATATTAAGCTTGACGAAGAGTCAAGAGCAGCCGGCGGTCTTAAGATCATAGGTACAGAGCGTCATGAATCAAGACGTATTGATAATCAGCTCCGTGGACGTTCAGGACGTCAGGGTGATCCGGGTGAATCCAAGTTCTACATTTCACTTGAAGATGACCTTATGAGACTCTTTGGTTCAGAGCGTCTTATCAGTATGTTCAATGCACTTGGAATTCCTGAAGGACAGGAGATCGAGCACAAGGCTCTTACAAAAGCTATCGAGTCTGCTCAGAAGAGAATCGAGGAGAATAACTTCGGTATTCGTAAGAACCTTCTTGAATATGATGCAGTTAACAACGAGCAGAGAGAGATCATCTATAAAGAGCGTCGCCGCGTTCTTGATGGTGAGTCACTTCGTGACAACATCTACAAGATGATCACAGATATTGTTGAAGAGAGCATTGATACTGTTATTGGCGATGGTCAGAACATTGATGACTGGGATCTTAAAGAGCTCAATGAACTTCTTTTGCCAACAGTACCTCTTAAGCCTGTAACTCGCGGCCGTATCACAAAGAAATCCAAAGACGGTCTCAAGCAGCAGCTTAAGGAAGAGGCAGTTGCTCTTTATGAAGAAAAAGAGACAGAGTTCCCTGAAGCAGAGACAATCCGTGAGATCGAGCGTGTAATTCTTCTTAAGGTTATCGACCGTAAGTGGATGGATCACATCGATGATATGGATCAGCTTCGTCAGGGTATCGGTCTTCAGGCATATGGTCAACGTGATCCTAAGATCGAGTACAAGATGGCCGGCTATGACATGTTCAATGAGATGATGGAAGGAATCAAGGAAGATACTGTAAGACTTCTTTTCCATGTACATGTTCAGGAGAAGGTTGAGCGTGAGCAGGTTGCCAAGGTAACTGGTACTAACAAGGATGAATCTGCAAAGAAGGCTCCTGTAAAGAGAGCTGCAGTTAAGATAAGACCTAACGATCTGTGCCCATGCGGTAGCGGTAAGAAATATAAGAACTGCCACGGCGCACAAGGCGGAGTGGAATAA
- the buk gene encoding butyrate kinase — translation MAIKSLIINPGSTSTKIGIFEDEELKMDETLRHSTEEIAKYDSIIDQKDFRKNIILDFLKEKNIDVTTFNVIVGRGGLLKPIEGGTYEVTDAVVKDLEIGVQGQHASNLGGILAREIADQIGVKAYIVDPVVVDELSDVARVSGMPDVQRTSIFHPLNQKAVARRYAKSVGKKYEDLRLVVAHLGGGVSVGAHDHGRIVDVYSAFEGDGAMSPERCGGLPTGALIRLCYSGKFSEKEMLKKATGAGGFNAYLGTNDAREVMKKIDAGDEKARLVMDAFIFQVCKDIGAQATVLKGKVDQIIITGGIAYNERITAAMKERIGFIAPVTVYPGEDELLALAQGAIRVMNGEEQAKVY, via the coding sequence ATGGCAATCAAAAGCCTTATTATCAATCCAGGCTCTACATCTACAAAGATCGGTATTTTTGAAGACGAAGAACTTAAGATGGACGAAACTCTGCGTCACTCTACAGAGGAGATCGCAAAGTACGATTCAATAATTGATCAGAAAGACTTCCGTAAGAACATCATTCTTGACTTCCTTAAGGAAAAAAATATTGATGTTACAACATTCAACGTAATCGTTGGTCGTGGTGGTCTTTTAAAGCCTATTGAAGGCGGTACATATGAAGTAACAGACGCTGTTGTTAAGGATCTTGAGATCGGTGTTCAGGGACAGCACGCATCAAACCTTGGTGGTATCCTTGCTCGTGAGATCGCAGACCAGATCGGCGTTAAAGCTTATATCGTTGACCCTGTTGTAGTTGACGAGCTTAGCGATGTTGCTCGTGTATCAGGTATGCCTGATGTTCAGAGAACATCTATTTTCCATCCTCTTAACCAGAAGGCTGTAGCAAGACGTTATGCTAAATCTGTTGGCAAGAAATATGAGGATCTCCGCCTTGTAGTTGCTCACCTTGGTGGCGGTGTTTCTGTAGGTGCTCATGATCATGGCCGTATCGTAGATGTATACTCAGCATTTGAAGGTGACGGTGCTATGTCTCCTGAAAGATGTGGCGGACTTCCTACAGGCGCTCTTATCAGACTTTGCTATTCAGGCAAGTTCTCTGAAAAAGAGATGCTTAAGAAGGCTACAGGTGCTGGCGGATTCAATGCTTATCTTGGAACTAACGATGCAAGAGAAGTTATGAAGAAGATCGATGCTGGCGATGAGAAGGCAAGACTTGTTATGGATGCCTTCATCTTCCAGGTTTGTAAGGACATTGGTGCTCAGGCAACTGTTCTTAAGGGCAAGGTTGATCAGATCATCATCACAGGTGGTATCGCATATAATGAAAGAATCACAGCAGCTATGAAAGAAAGAATCGGTTTCATTGCTCCTGTAACAGTATATCCTGGTGAAGATGAGCTTCTTGCACTTGCTCAGGGCGCTATCCGTGTAATGAACGGCGAAGAGCAGGCTAAGGTTTATTAA
- the ptb gene encoding phosphate butyryltransferase, protein MSKSFDDILAKLKTTGKKKLAVAYAQDEHVLEAVELAHKKGIVDAVLVGDADKIAEIAKTLNMNLDEYEVIDVKDMQEAATCAVKLVHDGKADIYMKGSLDSKTFLKSVLNKEVGLRTGQTLSHVCVFEIPGIDRLLFLTDVAFLPYPTLEDKKQIIEYTVNVARACGVEMPKVAPLAAVEVVNPKMPVTVEADELTKACEAGEIKNCIVDGPLSMDLAIDPEAAKFKAGAEDRKIVGDADILLFPDIHAGNLTYKTIVRLATVKNGNILLGTKAPVILTSRSDSVDVKLNSIALAAVVAEDQKNGTI, encoded by the coding sequence ATGAGTAAGAGTTTTGATGATATCCTTGCAAAACTTAAAACAACAGGCAAAAAGAAGCTTGCAGTTGCATATGCACAGGATGAGCATGTATTGGAGGCTGTAGAGCTTGCACACAAGAAAGGCATTGTTGATGCTGTTCTTGTAGGTGATGCAGATAAGATCGCTGAGATCGCAAAAACTCTCAATATGAATCTTGATGAGTATGAAGTAATTGACGTTAAAGATATGCAGGAAGCTGCTACATGTGCAGTTAAGCTTGTACATGATGGCAAAGCTGATATCTACATGAAGGGTTCTCTTGATTCCAAGACTTTCCTTAAGAGTGTTCTTAACAAAGAAGTTGGTCTTCGTACAGGCCAGACACTTTCTCACGTTTGTGTTTTCGAAATCCCAGGTATCGACAGACTTTTATTCCTTACAGATGTTGCATTCCTTCCTTATCCAACACTTGAAGATAAAAAGCAGATCATCGAATATACTGTTAACGTAGCAAGAGCTTGTGGCGTTGAAATGCCTAAGGTTGCTCCACTTGCTGCAGTTGAAGTTGTAAATCCTAAGATGCCTGTTACAGTTGAAGCTGATGAGCTTACTAAAGCTTGCGAAGCTGGCGAGATCAAGAACTGCATCGTTGATGGACCTCTTTCCATGGACCTTGCTATTGATCCTGAAGCTGCTAAGTTCAAAGCAGGTGCAGAGGATCGTAAGATCGTTGGCGATGCCGACATTCTTCTTTTCCCTGATATTCACGCAGGTAACCTTACATACAAGACAATCGTTCGTCTTGCAACAGTTAAGAATGGTAACATCCTTCTTGGAACAAAGGCTCCTGTAATCCTTACATCACGTTCTGACAGCGTTGATGTTAAGCTTAACTCTATCGCTCTTGCAGCAGTAGTTGCTGAAGACCAGAAGAACGGCACAATCTAA
- a CDS encoding acyl-CoA thioesterase — MVEDNIKRELGYKTVEDSKVERYKVMMHEDINGYGRLFGGNLMLMIDEAAGIVATRHCAHTVTTAAVDNLQFKKPAFLMDIVVIEAYLTYVGRTSMEVRVDTYVEDRKTGLRHVINRAYLTEVCLDDNEKPITIPYGLKIETECQKAEWEGALKRIDMRKKRRAEGF; from the coding sequence ATGGTAGAAGACAACATTAAACGTGAACTTGGATATAAGACTGTAGAAGATTCCAAGGTTGAACGATATAAGGTAATGATGCATGAAGATATCAATGGTTATGGCCGTCTTTTTGGTGGTAATCTTATGCTCATGATCGATGAAGCAGCAGGTATTGTTGCTACAAGACATTGCGCACATACAGTTACAACAGCTGCTGTTGATAATCTTCAGTTTAAAAAGCCTGCTTTTCTTATGGATATTGTAGTTATAGAAGCTTATCTTACTTATGTAGGCAGGACTTCAATGGAAGTGAGAGTTGACACTTATGTTGAAGACAGAAAGACAGGTCTTCGTCATGTAATAAACAGAGCATATCTTACAGAAGTATGCCTTGATGATAATGAAAAGCCTATTACTATTCCTTACGGTCTTAAGATCGAGACAGAGTGCCAGAAAGCAGAATGGGAAGGTGCTCTTAAGAGAATTGATATGCGTAAAAAGCGCAGAGCAGAAGGCTTCTAA
- a CDS encoding acyltransferase family protein, which translates to MGDIKNISKADNSFLYMIKGIACITVIFIHCLFPGTVGKDIQAMSRFAVLFFFVVSGRYILRNLPSGTKASIIRSRMAAKIGHVFVITLLLTLLYNAYSFVVATTSGFGIQDLISQKYNPHELFLLLMFNSGKILYDYTYDIDHLWYLYAVLYVYILIFIFAPYAKKWSGFLTFFFTGMLFFAELLQLYYPIRPFDISIRTWYMVRNWLLEGIPFIMAGVWLDSAINDKRDTKAAELVRKLVGACSQSKNARRNRVILHAFLILGIAMSVLEYRRFGEMTVYVGSVVTICAIMFLGEAYGQTEAIVAKPTYLCHLGKDLSASVYYFHIMVISIISRTLYSLEGNQLYAWLKPVIVACVSILVAELIFYIKKRFCRRR; encoded by the coding sequence ATGGGTGATATAAAGAACATTTCAAAAGCTGATAACAGCTTTCTATATATGATAAAAGGCATTGCATGTATCACGGTTATTTTTATTCATTGCCTCTTTCCGGGTACAGTAGGTAAAGATATTCAGGCTATGTCCAGGTTTGCAGTGCTCTTTTTTTTCGTTGTATCAGGCAGGTACATTCTAAGAAACCTTCCATCAGGTACAAAAGCATCTATTATAAGAAGTCGAATGGCAGCTAAGATAGGGCACGTGTTTGTCATTACCCTATTACTAACACTTCTTTACAATGCCTATTCTTTTGTAGTTGCAACAACATCAGGATTCGGCATTCAGGATCTGATCTCCCAGAAATACAATCCCCACGAGCTATTCCTCTTGCTTATGTTCAATTCCGGCAAAATACTCTACGACTACACATACGACATAGATCATCTGTGGTATCTTTATGCAGTACTCTACGTCTACATACTGATATTTATTTTTGCCCCATATGCAAAAAAATGGAGCGGATTTCTGACATTTTTTTTCACTGGAATGCTCTTTTTCGCAGAACTCCTGCAGCTCTATTACCCCATACGCCCTTTCGACATAAGCATCCGCACCTGGTACATGGTCAGAAACTGGCTTCTCGAAGGAATCCCTTTCATAATGGCCGGCGTATGGCTTGATTCAGCCATTAATGACAAAAGAGATACCAAGGCAGCAGAACTGGTAAGAAAACTTGTCGGTGCATGCTCCCAAAGTAAAAATGCACGTAGAAATCGTGTTATCCTTCATGCATTCCTTATATTAGGTATAGCAATGTCGGTTCTTGAGTACAGACGTTTTGGTGAAATGACAGTTTACGTGGGTTCTGTTGTTACGATCTGCGCGATAATGTTCCTTGGCGAAGCATATGGCCAGACCGAAGCAATTGTTGCAAAGCCCACTTACCTCTGTCACCTGGGAAAAGACCTTTCTGCATCGGTTTACTATTTTCATATAATGGTGATCTCGATTATTAGTCGTACATTATATAGCTTGGAAGGCAATCAGCTATATGCATGGTTAAAACCAGTGATTGTAGCTTGCGTATCTATACTGGTGGCTGAATTGATCTTCTATATAAAGAAAAGATTCTGTAGGAGAAGGTGA
- a CDS encoding aldo/keto reductase, giving the protein MAEKYFGESTPKLGFGLMRLPRIEGTNTIDVEQTSKMVDMFLEAGLTYFDTAFVYEGSEETTRKALVERHPRDSYTLATKLNAGYAGCKNAEDAKKELEISLERTGAGYFDYYLLHALGKGNIQKYDDYGIWDFVKEMKTKGLIKHWGFSFHDTPEFLDELLTKHPDAEFVQLQINYADWDNPTVQSRACYEVARKHGKSIVVMEPVKGGALANPPQSVQEILKAAEPDMSFASWAIRYVASMDGILTVLSGMSNVAQMENNLSYMKDFKKLDESELETIKKAQKALASVNSIPCTACHYCTKGCPMQIPIPAIFAARNKQLIWEQIDQGQADYDRVTQGQGLASQCIGCGQCESACPQHINVIERLKDCAAVFES; this is encoded by the coding sequence ATGGCAGAAAAATATTTTGGCGAAAGCACGCCCAAACTGGGTTTCGGTCTGATGAGACTTCCCAGGATCGAGGGCACTAATACTATCGATGTTGAGCAGACATCCAAGATGGTAGACATGTTCCTTGAGGCTGGACTTACTTATTTTGACACAGCATTCGTATATGAGGGGTCGGAAGAGACTACAAGGAAGGCGCTTGTTGAAAGGCATCCAAGAGACAGCTACACTCTTGCAACCAAGTTAAATGCGGGTTATGCGGGATGTAAGAATGCAGAGGATGCGAAAAAAGAGCTTGAGATAAGTCTTGAAAGGACTGGCGCAGGCTATTTTGACTACTATCTCCTTCACGCGCTTGGAAAGGGCAATATACAGAAGTACGACGATTATGGCATTTGGGATTTTGTAAAAGAGATGAAGACTAAGGGGCTTATAAAGCACTGGGGATTCTCATTCCACGACACTCCTGAGTTTCTGGACGAGCTTCTTACAAAGCATCCTGATGCTGAGTTTGTACAGCTTCAGATAAATTATGCTGACTGGGATAACCCGACTGTTCAGTCCAGAGCCTGCTACGAGGTTGCAAGAAAGCATGGCAAGTCAATCGTTGTCATGGAGCCTGTTAAGGGCGGCGCACTTGCTAATCCGCCTCAGTCAGTTCAGGAGATCTTGAAGGCTGCAGAGCCCGATATGTCTTTTGCCTCATGGGCCATTAGATATGTGGCTTCAATGGACGGCATCCTTACAGTTCTCTCCGGCATGTCCAATGTAGCGCAGATGGAGAACAATCTTTCTTATATGAAGGATTTCAAAAAGCTTGATGAGAGCGAACTTGAGACTATCAAGAAGGCTCAGAAGGCGCTTGCATCTGTTAATTCAATCCCATGTACAGCGTGCCATTACTGTACAAAGGGCTGTCCTATGCAGATTCCGATCCCGGCTATTTTTGCTGCAAGAAACAAGCAGCTTATCTGGGAGCAGATCGATCAGGGGCAGGCTGATTATGACCGCGTCACACAGGGTCAGGGACTTGCATCACAGTGTATCGGATGCGGCCAGTGCGAAAGCGCTTGTCCTCAGCACATCAATGTAATAGAAAGGCTTAAAGACTGCGCTGCAGTATTTGAATCATGA
- the larE gene encoding ATP-dependent sacrificial sulfur transferase LarE, whose translation MNKLEELKEYIRSLGNLAVAFSSGVDSTFLLKVAHDVLGDKAIAVTGVSASFPRHEYDEAGAFCKKEGIRQFFYEPHELELEEYAANPKNRCYYCKHKLFSGLIDLAKENGITNVAEGSNMDDLRDYRPGLEAVKELKVLSPLREVGLTKDEIRAYSKELGLPTWSKPSFACLASRVPYGERITTEKLKMVEKAENFLAELGFEQYRVRIHGKIARIEVPAEDILRIASDDVRGEIVTRFKEYGFAYVSLDLQGYRTGSMNEVIDTGVKG comes from the coding sequence ATGAATAAACTTGAAGAGTTAAAAGAATATATAAGATCACTTGGAAACCTTGCTGTAGCCTTTTCTTCAGGCGTTGACTCGACTTTTCTTCTTAAGGTTGCGCATGACGTTCTGGGGGATAAGGCGATTGCTGTTACGGGTGTTTCAGCTTCTTTTCCAAGACATGAATATGATGAAGCTGGTGCCTTCTGTAAAAAGGAAGGCATCAGGCAGTTCTTCTATGAGCCGCATGAGCTGGAGCTTGAGGAGTATGCGGCCAATCCTAAGAACCGCTGCTACTATTGTAAGCATAAGCTCTTCTCGGGACTCATCGATCTGGCAAAAGAAAATGGGATCACAAATGTCGCAGAAGGTTCAAACATGGATGACCTCAGGGATTACAGGCCGGGGCTTGAGGCTGTTAAGGAGCTTAAGGTTTTGAGTCCGCTTAGAGAGGTGGGACTTACCAAGGACGAGATCAGGGCGTATTCCAAGGAGCTTGGACTTCCTACATGGTCTAAGCCTTCGTTTGCCTGCCTTGCGTCGAGGGTTCCTTATGGGGAAAGAATTACGACCGAGAAGCTTAAGATGGTTGAGAAGGCGGAGAATTTTCTGGCGGAGCTTGGATTTGAGCAGTATAGGGTGAGGATTCATGGGAAGATTGCGAGGATTGAGGTGCCGGCAGAGGATATTCTGAGGATTGCGAGTGATGATGTCAGGGGTGAGATTGTTACCAGGTTTAAGGAGTACGGTTTTGCCTATGTTTCACTTGATCTGCAGGGGTATAGGACTGGTAGTATGAATGAGGTTATTGATACTGGGGTGAAGGGATGA
- the larB gene encoding nickel pincer cofactor biosynthesis protein LarB, with amino-acid sequence MENIHEMLNKVKSGEISIEEAELAIKKRPFEDIGYAKVDTHRKLRKGVAEVIYGAGKSADQIAGIVRTMVENDQERILITRMDAEKAVKVRKKLCGTIGFDNRENSLPSGKIGFGNGSNSTSSGKIGFATENGTDNHKKEAILIDYHEDARVGIIGDMPKADGLGKIVIATGGTSDIPVAEEAALTCEFLGNEVVRLYDVGVAGIHRTLSHMDDIMGAKVIIAIAGMEGALASVIGGLAECPVIAVPTSVGYGASFNGLSALLSMLNSCASGVSVVNIDNGFGAAYQASLINHMK; translated from the coding sequence GTGGAAAATATCCATGAAATGCTAAATAAAGTTAAAAGCGGTGAGATTTCCATTGAGGAAGCTGAGCTTGCTATCAAGAAAAGGCCTTTTGAAGATATCGGATATGCTAAAGTCGACACTCACAGAAAGCTTCGCAAGGGCGTTGCAGAGGTTATATATGGCGCGGGTAAGAGTGCTGACCAGATTGCAGGGATCGTAAGAACTATGGTCGAAAATGACCAGGAGCGGATTCTTATTACAAGGATGGATGCTGAAAAGGCGGTTAAAGTCAGAAAAAAGCTATGCGGCACTATTGGGTTTGATAATAGAGAAAATTCCTTACCTTCAGGCAAAATTGGTTTTGGTAATGGTTCGAACTCAACATCCTCTGGCAAAATAGGTTTCGCTACTGAAAATGGTACAGATAATCATAAGAAGGAAGCCATTTTGATCGATTACCATGAAGATGCAAGAGTCGGCATTATCGGAGATATGCCAAAGGCTGACGGGCTTGGAAAGATCGTTATCGCAACCGGTGGCACAAGCGATATTCCTGTTGCTGAAGAAGCTGCGCTTACCTGCGAGTTTCTGGGAAATGAAGTTGTCAGACTCTATGACGTTGGCGTAGCCGGAATTCACAGAACTCTTTCTCATATGGACGATATCATGGGAGCCAAGGTCATCATTGCTATTGCAGGTATGGAGGGGGCTCTTGCAAGTGTTATTGGCGGACTTGCAGAATGTCCTGTTATTGCGGTGCCAACTTCGGTTGGGTACGGAGCTTCTTTTAACGGGCTGTCAGCTCTTTTGTCTATGCTGAATTCCTGTGCAAGCGGCGTTTCTGTTGTCAATATAGATAACGGGTTTGGGGCGGCGTATCAGGCAAGTCTTATTAACCATATGAAATGA
- the larC gene encoding nickel pincer cofactor biosynthesis protein LarC, whose protein sequence is MKILYLDLGMGAAGDMLTAALLDSMNEKDKAEAIKEISLLGIPDVTFDVEKSVKCGITGTHVSVKVHGIDEAEGLHEHHGHEHEHDHNSDHGHSHEHDNHEHHHHHSNLQKINDIVDSLKVSEQIKTDVKSIYNILAEAEGLVHGKPVTEIHFHEVGTMDAVADITAACILIRKIGADKIIASPIHVGSGQVKCAHGILPVPAPATAYILREIPMYSTEIKGELCTPTGAAILKYFVNEYGAMPAMTSDSIGYGMGYKDFERANCVRAMVGTTQNEAMRFNEETDKDNALHSDGKTAEDRAIHSDEKTAEDRTIHSDEKTARNSSDNNDTDLIIELRCNIDDMTGEEMGFALERLMEAGARDVFTTPITMKKNRPGILLTVICSTTDKEKMVREIFKNTTTIGIRETICNRYILERTEEALNTPLGQVREKRVTGYGVERSKLEYDDLASIARNTGKSLQEVRNLIK, encoded by the coding sequence ATGAAAATACTATATCTGGATCTTGGAATGGGTGCTGCAGGAGATATGCTCACTGCTGCCCTTCTTGACTCAATGAATGAAAAAGATAAGGCTGAGGCTATCAAGGAAATCTCCTTATTGGGAATCCCTGATGTGACTTTTGATGTGGAAAAAAGCGTTAAGTGCGGGATCACGGGTACGCATGTTAGTGTGAAAGTTCATGGGATTGATGAGGCAGAGGGATTGCACGAACACCATGGGCACGAACACGAGCATGATCATAACTCAGACCATGGGCACAGCCATGAACATGATAATCATGAACATCACCACCATCATTCCAATCTTCAAAAGATCAATGATATTGTTGATAGTTTGAAAGTGTCAGAACAGATCAAGACTGATGTAAAATCCATCTACAATATCCTCGCTGAAGCTGAAGGGCTCGTACATGGTAAGCCTGTTACTGAGATTCATTTTCATGAGGTTGGAACAATGGATGCAGTGGCTGATATCACAGCAGCTTGTATCCTCATAAGAAAAATCGGCGCGGACAAGATAATAGCTTCTCCTATACATGTTGGAAGCGGGCAGGTCAAGTGTGCTCATGGAATACTTCCTGTGCCAGCGCCTGCTACTGCTTATATTCTTAGGGAAATACCTATGTATAGTACAGAGATTAAAGGTGAGCTGTGCACTCCTACAGGGGCTGCTATCCTTAAGTATTTTGTTAATGAATATGGGGCAATGCCAGCTATGACTTCAGATAGTATTGGATATGGAATGGGTTATAAAGACTTTGAAAGAGCGAACTGCGTAAGAGCCATGGTAGGGACTACGCAAAATGAAGCAATGCGATTTAATGAAGAAACAGATAAAGATAACGCATTGCACTCTGATGGAAAAACAGCTGAAGATAGAGCAATACACTCTGATGAGAAAACAGCTGAAGATAGAACAATACACTCTGATGAGAAAACAGCTAGAAATAGTTCAGATAATAATGATACCGATTTGATCATTGAGCTTCGCTGCAACATTGACGACATGACCGGAGAAGAAATGGGCTTTGCTCTTGAGCGACTTATGGAAGCAGGGGCAAGAGATGTATTCACTACTCCAATTACCATGAAAAAGAATCGTCCGGGAATTCTTCTGACTGTAATATGCTCCACTACTGACAAAGAAAAGATGGTTCGTGAGATTTTCAAAAACACAACGACTATAGGAATACGTGAAACCATCTGTAACAGATATATCCTTGAAAGAACTGAAGAAGCTCTTAATACTCCTTTGGGACAGGTTCGAGAAAAAAGAGTAACAGGATATGGCGTTGAAAGATCAAAGCTTGAATATGATGATTTAGCTTCTATAGCCAGAAATACAGGAAAAAGCCTTCAGGAAGTTAGAAATCTTATTAAATAA